GGGGACATTTTCCCTTTGCAGTTAAGGGGACATATTGACTTTGCTTAAACAGAAAAAAAGGCGGCAGCAAGCATTTCGATCTCCCAGATGAACGAGAAGCATGATCTGAGAGGGCGGAGTCGTGGATGAAGAACGGGCGGAGATGCCCATTCTCGAGCCCGGCTCGAGCCTCAGCGCCATCCGTGCGGCTTTTCTTCTAACAAGACTCTGATTGACTGAGCGGCTCGGATATGGTATAAAGAGCATACATAGGATTCATTGAAAGGCCGCCCCGCCATGAAAAACGTACCTGTGACAAAGGTACGTGTCTTCTCATTCCTCGCTGGGTTGTGCCTGAAGGTATCCCGGTCACAGTCCCGGCGGGGTTTTTGTTCTTAGCCGCAGGGGCGAAAACTATCGGAGGGGCGGAGGAGATTGCAATCAATCCAGGGCCGTACTCGTTCAAGGAGGTGTTGGATGGACAAGTTCTACTATTTGTTTTTGGCTGGGCTCATGTGCCTCGCTTTCGCGGTTCCGCTGGTCGCAGAAGAGGATGACGCTATTCCGGCGGCCGGTTTGCAGCGAGTGCCTGTTTCCCTAACCCCTGCAAATCCGTTCGCTTGCGGCCTGACCATCTATGACAACACCGCCGGAGGCTATTTCTACTCAACCTCGACTCCCAGATGGAACGTGCTTGACGACGGCAACTTCCCGGCCGGCACCGCACCGGTGTGTTTGTGGTGTGTCGAGCTCGCGTGGCAGCAGACGGTCCAACAGCAGCTGTATATTGTCGTGGATTTCTGGGACACCGTTGTCCCCGGCGGCCCTGTCTGCAATCTCACATGGCTTGGAGGCTTCTACGTTGATTTCGGAATCGTCCCCGTCGGCGGCTGGACCTCGGGGTCGATCGAGATCATGACTCCGATCACTTTCCCGGATGACAACTGGTGCGTTCAGTTCAGGTACTACAGGCAGATTACGCCATCGCTCATAACTTCGACCGGCGCGGCCGTGTTTTTCGCGAACGGCGGGCCGACCGTTGGAACGAACGACGGCACTGTGTACTGGCGGGATGCCAGTGGAAACAACGCATTTGAGTGCCCGGCCGAAGCCAGGTCCTTCGCTCCACCGAATCTGGCGCAGTTCTACCTGAAGCTCTCGGCGACAGAGCTGCCGAGCCCAACCGAGCCGGAGAGCTGGGGTACGATCAAGGCCTTCTACCGCTAGTAATCTGGCGAGCGGCTCACAAGAGCCAGGTTAGACGTCTGCCCCTTCCTCCTGGGCGATCCAAGGGGAAGGGGTTCTGTTATGCGGAGAGCGCAACAAGGGCGGCGATTGTATTGTGGATTTGAGCCAATCCTGGTGGAGGCGCCGGGACTCGAACCCGGGTCCGGAGGTATTTCCCCGAGAGTCACTACGTGCGTAGCCAGCCTTTTGTTTATTCGCGTTCTGCAACTCCGGCAGGCAGGATTTACATTACGCTAGTCCTCTTTTTCTCTCGTCCGGCACCCGAGGACAGGCGCCAGACCAGTCCGCCTATTTGGCGCCTATCTCCCTCCCAGCAGACAAGAAGGAAGTAGACGTAGCCGCTTAAGCGGCTAGAGCCAACTCAGTGTTGGCGTTTGAATTTGTCCCATTTGTTTAACGAGCCAATGGGATCTCGGCACGCAACTCTCGCTTCTATACTCCCGTCGAGACCTATCGCCCCCAATGAGAGCCTAACTCGGTATCGGCAATTCGAGAGATGAGGCGAGACAATTCCGATAGCAGAAGTATTATAGCACCATCCGGAGCGCCGATCAAGTGTCTTTGGCCGCGCCGCCCTCAGAAGATTGCCCTGCTAGCCTTTTTCGACTCTTCCCCTGAGCTCCTTTTCTTTGTGCTCAAGCGCGAGGATGAGGCTGTGGACAGGCCGGCTGCCGGCGCCGATTATCACGCCGGTAAGAAGATAGTCTATCCAGGAAGAAAGCCCGTCGTTTTCAGTACCGGAAAGACCAAGACTGTCGAAAAGCCCTATGCGGGCTCCGAAAGAGAGAGCAAGCCCGACGGCAAGTCCGACTGCAGGAAGAAGCTTTCTTCTGACCGCACGGGAGAAAAGCAGTCCCAATACCTCGGCTATCCTCTCAACGACAAACGAGAGCACAAAGACACCAGCTAGTTGACCCAAAGTCATCACCTCCCGTTGTTACTGATTTTCAATACACTCAAGAAATGCCGGCCCGCCAGATTCGCTCATCTCATTCTGGGGGGGCAGGCTCGATGTGAATAGTCACGTCCTTTACGTATCTTATTTGTTCCATTATCTGCGACTTGATGTCATGAGTTATGGCATGCGCGTTCTCCACAGACATTTCCGGAGAAACGTGCACGTGAAATTCCACCAGGAACCTGTTGCCTGCATGCCTTGCCCTGAGCTTGTGGTACCGCACTATGCCCGGTGATGCCGATATTATTCCATCAATATGGTTCATTATCTCTGGCGGCGGGCTTGTGTCCATGAGAGCATTCACGGATTTCTTTGCGAGTTTGAATGACACCCAGAGCATGAGGCCTGCCACAGCTATAGCTGCGATCGCATCGAAAACGGGAAAACCAATAATCACAAATATGAGCCCAACGATGACCGCCAGCGCTCCCCAGAGGTCTGTCGTGAAGTGATATGCATCAGCTTCCAAAGCCGAACTCCTGTATCGCCTGCTTGATCTATGGAGATACCGCGAAAGGAAGTAGTCAACTCCGATTGTCACGACCATTGCGACGAGTCCGATCTCAGTTGCTTCAAGCTTTCTCGGATGAGATATCCTTTTTGCTGCTTCGTGAAAAATGAGCAGACTTGTAATCACTATGAGAAGCGTCTGGGCCAGCGCAGAGAGATTCTCATATCTCTCGTGGCCGTACAGGTGGTCTTTGTCCGGAGGTTCGTGGGCTTTCCTTATTCCAACGTATGCCAGCACGGATGCAGCGAAGTCGAAAAATGAATGTGCCAGCTCTGCCAGGATTGCCAGGCTGCCTGTGAGCACAGCAACTGCGGTTTTCATCAATATCAAAAAGATATTTACATATACCGAAAACCAGGCGGCATGGAGTTTCTTTTCTCCATCGCTCTCGAAAGTGCCCGTTATCTTTTCGTCAATTTCCTTCATTCTCATAATCATTCTCGCCGCGCAGAAACGGATTATGAGGGTATCCGCAGGCTGGGTCAAATCCCGTCACAGCTGCCGCCACCGCATCCGTGGAGACATGATTCGTGCCGCCTCAGTTATCGGCGTACTCAAGGGAGAGCGCGGAGCGCCCGGTCAGACCATTCGATTCCACTTTTTCCGCATGTTCCGCGCCACCCGGTAGGCCACAACAAAGGGAACCTGCCATATGTGGCCCAGCCCATAGTATGCCTGTATGAACTTTGGGAATCCGAGGAACTTGTGCCGGATATCGGGTTGATTGGCCGAGCGGAGGTGACGTTCATAGAGTCGCCAGAAATTCAGTACCGGATTTGTCCAAACTGTAGTAGTTGCCACTGTCGAGGTTCACAATTACCACTTCATCGTCAAAAACCTCGAAGATGACATTTGGCTGGTTGACTCTGAAACGCGGTGATGAGCTCACGGCTTATCCTCCAAAGATCGTACCTTAATCATACTCTTTTATCGATGTCCGGTCACCAGGAATTTTGTGATAAATGAAATGGGGAGCCGGGCTTTCTCGCCTGCTCCCCATTTTCAGTGAGATGAGCGCTGCTGTGCTCTGCCGAGACTTCTCTCCTATCCTTTTCTTATGTAGATGTTTCCGTTTATCGTGCTGATCTTGACAAGATGCTCCCCGCCTCCGATTGAACCTGTCCCATAGATGTGTTTCCGCTGCGAGCCGTGCTTGCGTTCCCAATTGGTCGTTTTCTCAATGTCCATTGGGAAATCGCTCTCTATATCGAAACGCCCCTCTTTCCCTTTCGTATATGCGAGATCGATTTCGAATCTCATCGACAGCCCATTCGGCACAATGAGATGAATATCGCCCCCCAGCGATTTGAGTTGAACGTCGCGGCGGCCGTTCCTCGGGTCGCCAATCATAGTTGCAGTGACATCCCCTCCCATAGTTGTTGCCGCAACCCAACCGTCAATCGCATCGATTTGGACGTCTCCCCCCATGGTCTTTGCTTTCACATATCCGCCTGCCGAGCGGATCGTTATGTCCCCACCCATTGTCGAAACATTTGCGCCTGCCGGGGCCTCACCAACGTTTATGTCCCCGCCCATCGTTGAAAGATTCACTTCTTTCCCTTTGGTTACGTCTATGTCTCCACCGTAGGTCTTTGCTTTGACGTTCTTACCCTCGGTATCCAGGTCGATGTCGCCCTCCATTGTGGAAACATGTG
This portion of the Candidatus Eisenbacteria bacterium genome encodes:
- a CDS encoding cation diffusion facilitator family transporter; its protein translation is MRMKEIDEKITGTFESDGEKKLHAAWFSVYVNIFLILMKTAVAVLTGSLAILAELAHSFFDFAASVLAYVGIRKAHEPPDKDHLYGHERYENLSALAQTLLIVITSLLIFHEAAKRISHPRKLEATEIGLVAMVVTIGVDYFLSRYLHRSSRRYRSSALEADAYHFTTDLWGALAVIVGLIFVIIGFPVFDAIAAIAVAGLMLWVSFKLAKKSVNALMDTSPPPEIMNHIDGIISASPGIVRYHKLRARHAGNRFLVEFHVHVSPEMSVENAHAITHDIKSQIMEQIRYVKDVTIHIEPAPPE